The DNA region AACGTCGGGGCTACTGCTTGGACGGCACTGGAGGAACTGGTCGGCATCCAGGCCGGTGACCGCGTCCTCATCCACGGCGGCTCCGGCGGTGTCGGCCACGCCGCAGTCCAGATTGCCGCACACAGCGGGGCCGAGGTTATCACCACGGCTGGGTCGGAGGAGGCTCGGGCCCGGCTCCAGGAACTCGGCGCGACTGTGGCGTTCGATTACGAGAGTGACTCGCTCGCTGAGGACATCCTCGCCGTGACCGACGGTGCCGGTGTCGAAACGGTCCTTGACCATCGGCTTGGGGAGTATCTCGACCTCGATCTGTCGGTCGTCACCAGAGACGGGACGATCGTCAGCACGATGGGCCATATTCCAGAGACGAACGGCCGTCCCTTCTACAATACGGAAGTGACCATTCAGCCGCTGAAGATGGATAACCATCCGACTCGACGGCCGGTGCTGGAACGACTCGCCCGTCTGATGAACCAGGACGTCTTGACGCCTATTGTCGCCGACACGTACGCGTTCGACGATGCTGCTCGGGCTCACCAAGACATACTTGCCGGCGGTTACGTCGGGAAACTCGTCGTAACCCCGTGACCACCAGAGAAGAATACCGACGGCGGTATGATCAGTTAGAGTTCCACCGATCGGTAGCTCACAGGATCGAACAGCCCATAGATCCGTGTGCGTCACGGCGTAGCATACGATAGAAATCCATCGGATTTCACAGGCCAGTCACAGCGTTCAAGATATGTCTAGTACGGTACTAGACATCCTGATTCACGACGCGACAGTATTAACAGTCGACGAGAACGACCACCTGTACTGCAACGGCACGGTTGTCGTCGACGACAGGAAGATCGAGACGGGGCGACCGTCCGACCGGTGGCATAGCCACAGCCAAGCGCGCCAGCCTCAATACTGTTCGGTCGCTCTCCCGGCGTCGGGCGCACCCGCACTCGATCCATCGTCCCGCCGTCCGATCTACAACAGCACCCCCGAGAGCGCAGACGGCGAGGGCTGGGGCAAGCTCTT from Haloarcula litorea includes:
- a CDS encoding quinone oxidoreductase family protein, which gives rise to MRAVRYHDYGSADVLQVDEVDRPTPDRDEVLVEMRAASVNRVDVMFRSGQYGDLPLPSIPGGDGAGVVAAVGEAVEAFEPGDRVFASGMDRAEGGTFAEYAAIPAEKLARLPDDVSWTAGGAIGNVGATAWTALEELVGIQAGDRVLIHGGSGGVGHAAVQIAAHSGAEVITTAGSEEARARLQELGATVAFDYESDSLAEDILAVTDGAGVETVLDHRLGEYLDLDLSVVTRDGTIVSTMGHIPETNGRPFYNTEVTIQPLKMDNHPTRRPVLERLARLMNQDVLTPIVADTYAFDDAARAHQDILAGGYVGKLVVTP